Proteins encoded in a region of the Cupriavidus pauculus genome:
- a CDS encoding glycosyltransferase family 2 protein, with translation MKISAVLITKNEAHNIAECLASVSWCDRAIIVDSGSTDGTVEIARSLGADVYQTDTWPGFGPQKNLALSKVQTEWVLSIDADERVTPELRDEILAAIESGGADAYEMPRLSRFCGRFIRHGGWYPDYLTRVFRVGKARFTDDLVHENVVADQPVARLRTPLLHYTYDDFSQVLRKIDQYSTLGAQQAFRRGKTATVASALGHGVWAFLRTWVFRRGFLDGAQGLGVALMNGQASYYKYVKLWLLCRQARQPDDRSATPPRG, from the coding sequence ATGAAAATCTCTGCCGTCCTGATCACCAAGAACGAGGCTCACAACATCGCCGAGTGCCTGGCGTCCGTTTCCTGGTGCGACCGCGCGATTATAGTGGATTCGGGTAGCACGGACGGCACCGTGGAGATCGCGCGCTCGCTCGGCGCGGACGTCTATCAGACCGATACGTGGCCCGGCTTCGGCCCGCAGAAAAACCTCGCGCTGTCGAAGGTCCAGACCGAATGGGTGCTGTCGATCGATGCGGACGAGCGCGTCACGCCCGAACTGCGCGATGAAATCCTCGCCGCGATCGAATCCGGCGGCGCGGATGCCTATGAAATGCCGCGTCTTTCCCGGTTCTGCGGCCGCTTTATCCGCCACGGCGGCTGGTATCCCGACTATCTGACGCGCGTGTTCCGCGTGGGCAAGGCCCGATTCACCGACGACCTCGTCCACGAGAACGTGGTCGCCGACCAACCCGTGGCAAGGCTGCGCACGCCGCTGCTCCACTACACCTACGACGATTTCTCGCAGGTCCTGCGCAAGATCGACCAATACTCGACCCTGGGCGCCCAGCAGGCGTTCCGCCGCGGCAAGACGGCCACGGTAGCCAGCGCGCTCGGCCACGGCGTCTGGGCGTTCCTGCGCACGTGGGTATTCCGGCGCGGCTTTCTCGACGGCGCGCAGGGGCTCGGCGTGGCGCTGATGAACGGCCAGGCCAGCTACTACAAGTACGTCAAGCTGTGGCTGCTGTGCCGGCAGGCGCGGCAACCGGACGACCGGTCAGCGACGCCACCACGCGGCTGA
- the msbA gene encoding lipid A export permease/ATP-binding protein MsbA: MVKTSLQERDTLRRVWTYLRPELRTFLLAILAMGVVAASEGIIPKIVNDLLDKGFGGAYAGKLWHVPALLTGVALIRGVAQFTSGYLLSRVSNNVLKTMRLQMFERMLHAPALFYHRNTAASLINAVVFEVNQVMQILTGVLITLVRDSLTVLALLIYLFYTNWRLTLVVAVLLPSIGFVMSRVNRRLRKLNREHQAMTNTAAYVVEEAAGGYKVVKLHGGEAYEMDRFQTMAERLRGYSMRMAVAGGLNQPVTAFLASLALSVILTIAVVQSQASQTTVGGFTGFVMAMLLLISPLKHLTDLNQPLQRGVTAAEMIFGLIDEPIEPQQGGLPLARAKGDLAFENVGFRYGDAGRAALSNVAFRASAGEVVALVGPSGSGKTTLVNLVPRFFDPTEGRILLDGQSIDAFALADLRRQIAFVSQDVVLFNDTVAANVAYGVHPGEQIDMARVERALAAAYLTDVVSGLPEGLETNIGDNGMKLSGGQRQRLAIARAIYKDAPILILDEATSALDSESERQVQAALESLMVGRTTLVIAHRLSTIENADRIVVLEHGRVAEQGSHAELLAANGLYAGLHRIQFATSQ, encoded by the coding sequence TTGGTCAAGACGTCGCTGCAGGAGCGCGATACGCTCCGCCGCGTCTGGACCTACCTGCGGCCCGAGCTGCGCACCTTCCTCCTCGCGATTCTGGCGATGGGCGTGGTGGCGGCCAGCGAGGGCATCATCCCGAAGATCGTCAACGACCTGCTCGACAAGGGCTTTGGCGGCGCGTACGCGGGCAAGCTCTGGCACGTGCCGGCGCTGCTGACTGGCGTGGCGCTGATCCGCGGCGTGGCGCAGTTCACGTCGGGCTACCTGCTGAGCCGCGTGTCCAACAACGTGCTCAAGACGATGCGGCTGCAGATGTTCGAGCGCATGCTCCATGCGCCGGCGCTGTTCTATCACCGCAATACCGCGGCCTCGCTGATCAACGCGGTGGTGTTCGAGGTCAACCAGGTCATGCAGATTCTCACAGGCGTGCTCATCACGCTCGTGCGCGATTCGCTGACCGTGCTCGCGCTGCTGATCTACCTGTTCTACACGAACTGGCGCCTGACGCTCGTGGTGGCCGTGCTGCTGCCGTCCATCGGCTTCGTGATGTCGCGCGTGAATCGTCGCCTGCGCAAGCTCAATCGCGAACACCAGGCGATGACGAACACCGCGGCCTATGTGGTCGAGGAAGCGGCCGGCGGCTACAAGGTCGTCAAGCTGCACGGCGGCGAGGCGTACGAGATGGATCGCTTCCAGACCATGGCGGAGCGCCTGCGCGGTTATTCGATGCGCATGGCCGTGGCGGGCGGCCTGAATCAGCCCGTGACGGCATTCCTGGCGTCGCTGGCCCTGTCGGTGATCCTGACCATCGCCGTGGTGCAGTCGCAGGCCAGCCAGACCACGGTGGGCGGCTTCACGGGCTTCGTGATGGCGATGCTGCTGCTGATCTCGCCGCTCAAGCACCTGACCGACCTGAACCAGCCGCTGCAGCGCGGCGTGACGGCCGCGGAGATGATCTTCGGGCTGATCGACGAACCGATCGAGCCGCAGCAGGGCGGACTGCCGCTTGCGCGCGCCAAGGGCGATCTCGCGTTCGAGAACGTGGGCTTCCGTTATGGCGATGCGGGACGCGCGGCGCTGTCGAACGTCGCGTTCCGGGCCTCGGCCGGCGAAGTCGTGGCGCTGGTCGGGCCTTCGGGCAGCGGCAAGACCACGCTGGTCAACCTCGTGCCGCGCTTCTTCGATCCGACCGAAGGCCGCATCCTGCTGGACGGCCAGTCGATCGACGCGTTCGCGCTGGCCGATCTGCGCCGCCAGATTGCCTTCGTGAGCCAGGACGTGGTGCTGTTCAACGACACCGTCGCCGCGAACGTTGCCTATGGCGTGCATCCGGGCGAGCAGATCGACATGGCGCGCGTGGAGCGCGCGCTGGCGGCGGCCTACCTGACGGATGTCGTCAGCGGTCTGCCGGAAGGTCTGGAGACCAATATCGGCGACAACGGCATGAAACTGTCGGGCGGCCAGCGCCAGCGCCTGGCCATCGCGCGCGCGATCTACAAGGATGCGCCGATCCTGATCCTCGACGAAGCCACGTCGGCGCTGGACTCGGAGTCCGAGCGCCAGGTGCAGGCCGCACTCGAGTCGCTGATGGTCGGCCGCACCACGCTCGTGATCGCGCACCGGCTCTCCACCATCGAGAACGCGGATCGCATCGTCGTGCTCGAACATGGCCGTGTGGCCGAGCAGGGCAGCCATGCGGAACTGCTGGCGGCCAACGGCCTCTATGCGGGGCTGCATCGGATTCAGTTCGCGACGTCGCAGTAA
- a CDS encoding peroxidase-related enzyme translates to MTAISSLPVSGFPVSRFPVPELKDLPDDIRARIVEVQEKAGFVPNVFLALAHRPDEFRAFFAYHDALMLKETGSLTKGDREMIVVATSGANQCLYCVVAHGALLRIYEKKPLIADQVATNYRKSDISPRQRAMLDFAMKVCEDSRGVSEADYDALREHGFSDEDAWDIAAITAFFGLSNRMANTIAMRPNDEFYLMGRVPKAR, encoded by the coding sequence ATGACCGCCATCAGCTCACTTCCTGTTAGCGGATTTCCCGTTAGCCGGTTTCCCGTCCCCGAACTGAAGGACCTGCCCGACGATATCCGCGCGCGGATCGTCGAGGTGCAGGAAAAGGCGGGCTTCGTCCCCAACGTCTTTCTGGCGCTCGCGCACCGTCCCGACGAGTTTCGCGCGTTCTTCGCCTACCACGACGCGCTGATGCTCAAGGAGACGGGCAGCCTGACCAAGGGTGACCGCGAGATGATCGTGGTGGCCACGTCGGGCGCCAATCAATGTCTCTACTGCGTGGTCGCCCATGGCGCGCTGCTGCGCATCTACGAGAAAAAGCCGCTGATCGCGGATCAGGTGGCCACCAATTACCGCAAGTCCGATATTTCGCCGCGCCAGCGCGCGATGCTCGACTTCGCGATGAAGGTCTGCGAGGACTCGCGCGGCGTTTCGGAAGCCGACTATGATGCGCTGCGGGAACACGGCTTCAGCGACGAGGACGCGTGGGACATCGCGGCCATCACGGCGTTCTTCGGGCTCTCCAACCGCATGGCCAATACGATCGCCATGCGTCCGAACGACGAGTTCTACCTCATGGGCCGCGTGCCCAAGGCAAGGTAG
- a CDS encoding alpha-D-ribose 1-methylphosphonate 5-triphosphate diphosphatase, translating to MSTSYLTHATLVLPDRLLADSALLIDDGHIVAIEPDAAQVPSRASVIDLRGHTVMPGLIDVHCDAIEKEAEPRAGVLFPLDFAVAQVDRRNAAAGITTPYHAVSFASNQFGVRNNDTAATLVRTVAAFNAHSLVDNRIHCRYEVTDPAAVPVLEALMDEGAVDLLSVMDHSPGQGQFKTLDAYLAYMMGNHGMTREEAADAAAKKQAELEGAPERVNRLLDRARLHGIPTASHDDDSPQRIAAMHALGVRMSEFPINVDTARAARDVALPTILGAPNVLRGRSQSGSMRALDAILAGVASILCSDYQPSTLIAAAFAAARQAELPLDAALALVTANPADACGLSDRGRLRAGARADVIAVRTVAGQPLVTHTWSAGRLVFAAGYPNERMESESVRQRESQAAVA from the coding sequence ATGTCCACAAGCTACCTCACGCACGCCACGCTCGTGCTGCCGGACCGGCTGCTCGCCGACAGCGCGCTGCTGATCGACGACGGCCATATCGTCGCCATCGAACCCGATGCCGCACAGGTGCCGTCGCGCGCCAGCGTGATCGACCTGCGCGGCCATACGGTCATGCCCGGCCTGATCGACGTGCACTGCGACGCCATCGAGAAGGAAGCCGAACCGCGCGCGGGCGTGCTGTTTCCGCTCGACTTCGCCGTGGCGCAGGTCGATCGCCGCAACGCGGCGGCCGGCATCACCACGCCGTATCACGCGGTGTCGTTCGCGAGCAACCAGTTCGGCGTGCGCAACAACGACACGGCCGCGACGCTCGTACGCACCGTGGCCGCATTCAACGCGCACAGCCTCGTCGATAACCGCATCCACTGCCGCTACGAAGTCACCGATCCGGCCGCCGTACCCGTGCTCGAGGCGCTGATGGACGAAGGCGCGGTCGATCTGCTGTCCGTCATGGACCACTCGCCGGGACAGGGCCAGTTCAAGACGCTGGATGCCTACCTGGCGTACATGATGGGCAACCACGGCATGACGCGCGAGGAGGCGGCGGACGCCGCCGCGAAGAAGCAGGCCGAACTCGAGGGCGCGCCCGAGCGCGTCAACCGCCTGCTGGACCGCGCGCGCCTGCACGGCATTCCGACCGCGAGCCACGACGACGATTCGCCTCAACGCATCGCCGCCATGCATGCGCTCGGCGTGCGGATGAGCGAGTTCCCGATCAACGTGGACACGGCGCGCGCCGCGAGGGATGTGGCGCTGCCCACGATCCTGGGCGCGCCCAATGTGCTGCGCGGCAGGAGCCAGAGCGGTTCGATGCGGGCGCTCGATGCGATTCTCGCGGGCGTGGCCAGCATCCTGTGTTCGGACTACCAGCCTTCGACGCTGATCGCGGCCGCGTTTGCGGCGGCGCGTCAGGCCGAACTGCCGCTCGACGCGGCACTGGCACTGGTCACGGCCAATCCGGCCGATGCCTGCGGGCTGTCGGACCGCGGCCGCCTGCGCGCCGGCGCGCGCGCGGACGTCATCGCGGTCAGGACGGTGGCCGGGCAGCCGCTGGTCACGCATACGTGGTCGGCGGGACGGCTGGTGTTCGCGGCGGGATATCCGAACGAGCGTATGGAAAGCGAAAGCGTTCGGCAACGGGAGTCGCAGGCGGCTGTCGCCTGA
- the phnL gene encoding phosphonate C-P lyase system protein PhnL, with protein sequence MHDDSQRMLEVRGLGKMFTLHNQGGIRLPVLQAIDFDAARGECLVLSGPSGTGKSTLLRCLYGNYLATEGSIRLRDTAQEGAPWIELTDAPEQHVLRLRRDVIGYVSQFLRAIPRVSTLDVVAEPLQQRGTALPEARERAAALLARLNVPRRLWDLPPATFSGGEQQRVNIARGLIGNHPILLLDEPTASLDADNRAVVVALIREALDAGRCLIGIFHDEAVRDAVATRLLPLQPAVHATGAAA encoded by the coding sequence ATGCACGACGACTCCCAACGCATGCTCGAGGTCCGTGGCCTCGGCAAGATGTTCACGCTGCACAACCAGGGCGGCATCCGCCTGCCCGTGCTGCAGGCGATCGACTTCGATGCGGCCCGCGGCGAATGCCTCGTGCTGTCCGGCCCCTCGGGCACGGGCAAGAGCACGCTGCTGCGCTGCCTCTATGGCAACTACCTGGCCACGGAAGGTTCCATCCGCCTGCGCGACACCGCGCAGGAAGGCGCCCCGTGGATCGAGCTGACCGATGCGCCCGAGCAGCACGTGCTGCGCCTGCGCCGCGACGTCATCGGCTACGTGAGCCAGTTCCTGCGCGCGATTCCGCGCGTCAGCACGCTCGACGTGGTGGCGGAGCCGCTGCAGCAGCGCGGCACGGCCCTGCCCGAGGCGCGCGAACGCGCCGCGGCACTGCTCGCGCGGCTCAACGTGCCGCGCCGCCTGTGGGACCTGCCGCCCGCGACGTTCTCGGGCGGCGAGCAGCAGCGCGTGAATATCGCGCGCGGCCTGATCGGCAACCACCCGATTTTGCTGCTCGACGAGCCGACCGCATCGCTGGACGCCGACAACCGCGCGGTCGTGGTGGCGCTTATCCGCGAAGCGCTCGACGCGGGCCGCTGCCTGATCGGCATCTTCCACGACGAAGCCGTGCGCGACGCCGTGGCCACACGCCTGCTGCCGTTGCAGCCCGCCGTGCATGCCACCGGCGCGGCGGCCTGA
- the phnK gene encoding phosphonate C-P lyase system protein PhnK produces the protein MSATPLLSVRDVSRTWDGIHGCHDVNFDLYPGEVLCVVGESGSGKSTLLQALSMQAAPQRGSVWYDVREQGLTDLATLSSARMRLLARTDWGFVRQHARDGLRMQVSAGANIAERLMAVGERHYGDLREIAGAWLEKMEIDLARLDDIPATFSGGMQQRLQIARNLVTHPRLVFMDEPTASLDVSVQARLLDLLRRLVNDLGLAAILVTHDLAVARLLAHRTIVMQGGRVVEQGLTDQILDDPQHPYTQLLVSSILQG, from the coding sequence ATGAGCGCGACGCCCCTCCTCTCGGTCCGCGACGTGAGCCGCACGTGGGACGGCATTCACGGCTGCCATGACGTCAATTTCGATCTCTATCCGGGCGAAGTGCTCTGCGTGGTCGGCGAGTCCGGCTCCGGCAAGAGCACACTGCTGCAGGCACTGTCGATGCAGGCCGCCCCGCAGCGCGGCAGCGTCTGGTACGACGTACGCGAACAAGGGCTGACCGATCTGGCCACGCTGTCGAGCGCGCGCATGCGATTGCTCGCGCGCACGGACTGGGGCTTCGTTCGCCAGCATGCGCGCGATGGCCTGCGCATGCAGGTCAGCGCGGGCGCGAATATCGCCGAGCGCCTGATGGCCGTGGGCGAGCGCCACTATGGCGACCTGCGCGAAATCGCCGGTGCATGGCTGGAGAAGATGGAGATCGATCTCGCGCGTCTCGACGACATTCCCGCGACGTTCTCGGGCGGCATGCAGCAGCGCCTGCAGATCGCGCGCAACCTCGTCACGCATCCGCGCCTCGTGTTCATGGACGAACCCACCGCGTCGCTCGACGTCTCGGTGCAGGCGCGCCTGCTGGACCTGCTGCGCCGGCTCGTGAACGACCTCGGACTCGCCGCCATCCTCGTCACGCACGATCTCGCCGTGGCGCGCCTGCTCGCGCACCGGACCATCGTCATGCAGGGTGGCCGCGTGGTCGAGCAGGGGCTGACCGACCAGATTCTCGACGATCCGCAACACCCGTACACGCAGCTGCTCGTGTCCTCCATCCTGCAAGGCTGA
- a CDS encoding alpha-D-ribose 1-methylphosphonate 5-phosphate C-P-lyase PhnJ gives MSQSVNPFSDREAAATKVARDDHYNFGYLDESTKRMLRRALLKAVAIPGYQVPFGSREMPLPYGWGTGGIQVTAAIIGTRDVLKVIDQGSDDTTNAINIRRFFGRVTGVATTERTHDATIVQTRHRIPETPLRAGQVMVFQVPIPEPLRWLESSEAETRTMHSLAEYGAMHVKLYEDISHHGHIATTYDYPVIVNQRYMMRPSPIPKFDNPKLHNSPALMLFGAGREKRVYAVPPYTSVKSLDFVDHPFTVEKWSSCCAQCGATDSYLDEIITDDAGTRMFVCSDTEYCADRRQSIEGAAA, from the coding sequence ATGAGCCAGTCCGTGAATCCGTTCAGCGACCGCGAAGCCGCCGCCACCAAGGTGGCGCGCGACGACCACTACAACTTCGGCTACCTCGACGAATCGACCAAGCGCATGCTGCGCCGCGCACTGCTGAAGGCCGTGGCCATCCCGGGCTATCAGGTGCCGTTCGGCAGCCGCGAGATGCCGCTGCCGTATGGCTGGGGCACCGGCGGCATCCAGGTGACCGCGGCGATCATCGGCACGCGCGATGTGCTGAAGGTCATCGACCAGGGGTCCGACGACACCACCAACGCCATCAACATCCGCCGCTTCTTCGGCCGCGTGACGGGCGTCGCCACCACGGAACGCACGCACGACGCGACGATCGTGCAGACGCGCCACCGCATTCCCGAAACGCCGCTGCGCGCGGGACAGGTCATGGTGTTCCAGGTGCCGATTCCCGAGCCGCTGCGCTGGCTCGAGTCGAGCGAAGCGGAAACGCGCACGATGCATTCGCTGGCCGAGTACGGCGCGATGCACGTCAAGCTCTACGAGGACATCTCGCACCACGGCCATATCGCGACGACGTACGACTATCCGGTTATCGTCAACCAGCGCTACATGATGCGTCCCTCGCCGATTCCCAAGTTCGACAACCCCAAGCTGCACAACAGCCCGGCGCTGATGCTGTTCGGCGCGGGCCGCGAGAAGCGCGTCTACGCGGTGCCGCCCTATACGTCGGTCAAGAGCCTCGACTTCGTCGATCACCCGTTCACGGTCGAAAAGTGGTCGAGCTGCTGCGCGCAGTGCGGCGCCACCGACAGCTATCTGGACGAGATCATCACCGACGACGCGGGCACGCGCATGTTCGTGTGCTCGGACACCGAGTACTGTGCGGACCGCCGCCAATCCATCGAAGGAGCCGCAGCATGA
- a CDS encoding carbon-phosphorus lyase complex subunit PhnI codes for MYVAVKGGERAILNSYRRLDAYRRGNVAVPELTLAQIREQMPLAVSRVMAEGSLYDPHLAALALKQAAGDQVEAIFLLRAYRTTLARFGYTQPLDTGAMRLHRRISSTFKDVPGGQVLGPTYDYTQRLLDFSLEVEGNAESHTEVSTAAATAAPTTVATGKPAASMPRVTTLLEAESLVEIDAIPPGDPAPPDLTREPLTLPAGRAARLQNLARGDEGFLLSMGYSTQRGYGNTHPFAAEIRYGNTEVELFVEELGFAVTIGEIEVTECQMVSQFAGSANEAPRFTRGYGLVFGYGERKAMSMALADRAMRAAELGEAGDAPANDIEFMLYHSDNVEASGFVQHLKLPHYVDFQANLELLRRLRAEQADASAPASRQPPAADTDTPIAPQPQEETLA; via the coding sequence ATGTACGTAGCCGTCAAGGGTGGCGAACGCGCCATCCTCAACTCGTACCGCCGGCTCGACGCCTATCGGCGCGGCAACGTCGCGGTTCCCGAACTCACGCTCGCGCAGATTCGCGAGCAGATGCCGCTCGCGGTCTCGCGCGTGATGGCCGAAGGCTCGCTCTACGATCCGCACCTGGCCGCACTGGCCTTGAAACAGGCGGCCGGCGATCAGGTCGAGGCAATCTTCCTGCTGCGCGCCTATCGCACCACGCTTGCGCGCTTCGGCTATACGCAACCGCTCGATACGGGCGCGATGCGCCTGCACCGCCGGATCTCGTCGACGTTCAAGGATGTGCCCGGTGGACAGGTCCTCGGGCCGACCTACGACTACACGCAGCGGCTGCTCGATTTCTCGCTGGAAGTCGAAGGCAATGCCGAGTCCCATACCGAAGTCAGCACGGCTGCTGCCACCGCTGCTCCCACCACTGTCGCGACCGGCAAACCCGCCGCCTCCATGCCGCGCGTCACGACGCTGCTCGAAGCCGAATCGCTGGTGGAGATCGATGCGATTCCGCCCGGCGATCCCGCACCGCCCGACCTCACGCGCGAACCGCTTACGCTGCCCGCCGGCCGCGCCGCGCGCCTGCAGAACCTCGCGCGCGGCGACGAAGGCTTTCTGCTGTCGATGGGCTACTCGACGCAGCGCGGCTACGGCAATACGCATCCGTTCGCGGCAGAGATCCGCTATGGCAACACCGAGGTCGAACTGTTCGTCGAGGAGCTCGGCTTCGCCGTGACCATCGGCGAGATCGAAGTGACCGAATGCCAGATGGTGAGCCAGTTCGCGGGCAGCGCCAACGAGGCGCCCCGCTTCACCCGCGGCTATGGCCTCGTGTTCGGCTATGGCGAGCGCAAGGCCATGTCGATGGCACTGGCCGATCGCGCGATGCGCGCGGCGGAGCTCGGCGAAGCCGGCGACGCACCGGCCAACGATATCGAGTTCATGCTCTATCACAGCGACAACGTCGAGGCCTCGGGCTTCGTCCAGCATCTGAAGCTGCCCCACTACGTCGACTTCCAGGCCAACCTCGAACTGCTGCGCCGCCTGCGCGCGGAACAGGCCGACGCGTCGGCGCCGGCCTCGCGGCAACCGCCCGCGGCCGACACCGACACCCCTATCGCTCCCCAGCCGCAAGAGGAGACGCTCGCATGA
- the phnH gene encoding phosphonate C-P lyase system protein PhnH, protein MASLSARVDATTGPSLLPGFDNPVDDAQQVFRAALDAFAHPGTLQALPAASTGLPDGLSPAMTALLLTLADSDTPVWLPADIGPAARAFLRFHCGCPLAETLGQATFVCVPAGHAVPPLAQCAQGDPAYPDRSATLLVEVSSLANTAAPDDTFVLRGPGIETMQALYASGLPTDFPVQWRANNAGFPLGVDLLLTAGDRFCALPRTTHLEA, encoded by the coding sequence ATGGCCTCCCTGTCCGCTCGGGTCGATGCCACGACGGGCCCGTCGCTGCTGCCCGGCTTCGACAACCCCGTCGACGACGCCCAGCAGGTCTTCCGCGCGGCGCTCGACGCGTTTGCCCATCCCGGCACGCTGCAGGCCCTGCCCGCCGCCAGCACGGGACTGCCGGACGGCCTGTCCCCGGCCATGACCGCCCTGCTGCTCACGCTCGCGGACAGCGACACGCCCGTCTGGCTGCCCGCCGATATCGGCCCGGCCGCGCGCGCGTTCCTGCGTTTCCACTGCGGCTGCCCGCTGGCGGAGACCCTGGGGCAGGCGACCTTCGTGTGCGTGCCCGCGGGCCACGCCGTGCCGCCGCTCGCGCAATGCGCGCAGGGCGACCCCGCTTACCCCGATCGCTCGGCCACGCTGCTCGTGGAAGTGTCGTCCCTCGCGAACACGGCCGCGCCCGACGACACGTTCGTGCTGCGCGGCCCCGGCATCGAGACCATGCAAGCGCTGTACGCGAGCGGCCTGCCCACCGATTTCCCCGTGCAATGGCGCGCCAACAACGCGGGCTTCCCGCTCGGCGTGGATCTGTTGCTGACCGCTGGCGACCGCTTCTGCGCGCTGCCGCGCACCACGCATCTGGAGGCCTGA
- the phnG gene encoding phosphonate C-P lyase system protein PhnG has protein sequence MKTQNSGDTNVANAANAARAAWMRTLALSGPDALDTAWDRLLADGAQMPAYRFLRKPESGMTMVRARAGGTGAQFNLGEMSVTRCAVVLDTDGVAGVAYLQGCGGRGARHAERAAVLDALLQLPAWHDRIHASVIAPLDAALAARAAREAAEAARTRVEFFTMARGED, from the coding sequence ATGAAGACCCAAAATTCCGGCGATACCAACGTGGCGAATGCAGCGAATGCCGCCCGTGCCGCATGGATGCGCACGCTCGCGCTGTCGGGCCCGGACGCACTGGACACCGCATGGGACCGCCTGCTCGCCGACGGCGCGCAGATGCCCGCCTACCGCTTCCTGCGCAAGCCCGAGAGCGGGATGACGATGGTCCGCGCGCGCGCCGGCGGCACCGGGGCGCAGTTCAACCTCGGCGAGATGTCCGTCACGCGCTGCGCCGTGGTGCTCGACACCGATGGTGTCGCGGGCGTGGCCTATCTGCAAGGCTGCGGCGGCCGTGGCGCGCGCCATGCGGAGCGCGCGGCGGTGCTCGATGCATTGCTGCAACTCCCCGCGTGGCATGACCGTATCCACGCGTCGGTGATCGCGCCGCTCGACGCGGCACTTGCCGCGCGCGCCGCGCGCGAGGCCGCCGAGGCCGCGCGCACGCGCGTGGAGTTCTTCACGATGGCACGCGGCGAGGACTGA
- the phnF gene encoding phosphonate metabolism transcriptional regulator PhnF codes for MSEREVERGSGVAVWRQIGEALADDIRNKLYGPGEQLPPEPELATRFSVNRHTIRRAMGELELSGLVRIEQGRGTFVQEHAIDYAIGRRTRFSRNLAAQGMRGHLEIVESQLLRAPEVARHLGLPRTAQILHVQMIGKAEDRTIDVAEHYFDPARFPGLAERLHETNSISRALAHYGIADYTRKWSRITAAMPSAPVARLLSQPKTRPVLQVEALNVDLDGQPLQYSMTRFAGDWVQLTVSDTE; via the coding sequence ATGTCTGAACGGGAAGTCGAACGCGGCTCGGGTGTGGCCGTGTGGCGCCAGATAGGCGAAGCGCTGGCGGATGACATTCGCAACAAGCTTTACGGGCCGGGCGAGCAGCTGCCGCCCGAACCCGAGCTGGCCACGCGCTTCTCGGTCAATCGCCACACGATTCGCCGCGCCATGGGCGAGCTGGAGCTGAGCGGGCTGGTCCGCATCGAGCAGGGGCGCGGCACGTTCGTGCAGGAGCATGCGATCGACTATGCGATCGGCCGCCGCACGCGCTTCTCGCGCAACCTTGCCGCGCAGGGCATGCGCGGGCATCTCGAAATCGTCGAGTCGCAGCTGCTGCGCGCGCCGGAAGTGGCCAGGCATCTGGGGCTTCCGCGTACCGCGCAGATCCTGCATGTGCAGATGATCGGCAAGGCCGAGGACCGGACGATCGATGTGGCCGAACACTACTTCGATCCCGCGCGGTTTCCCGGGCTTGCGGAGCGGTTGCACGAGACGAACTCGATCTCGCGCGCGCTCGCGCATTACGGCATTGCCGACTACACCCGCAAATGGTCGCGCATCACGGCGGCCATGCCTTCCGCGCCGGTCGCGCGCCTGCTGAGCCAGCCGAAGACGCGGCCGGTACTGCAGGTGGAGGCACTCAACGTCGATCTCGACGGCCAGCCGCTGCAGTACAGCATGACCCGCTTTGCGGGGGACTGGGTGCAGCTGACCGTCAGCGACACCGAGTAG